One Oncorhynchus kisutch isolate 150728-3 linkage group LG13, Okis_V2, whole genome shotgun sequence DNA window includes the following coding sequences:
- the LOC109902331 gene encoding ELAV-like protein 1 isoform X2 — protein sequence MAVRRGHIRYLKVCEVQSCQGDNRESQRHGSKGSMNIKQVVYDNDYDEHMADEPKDAKTNLIVNYLPQNMSQDELRSLFSSIGEVESAKLIRDKVAGHSLGYGFVNYVNASDAERAINTLNGLRLQSKTIKVSFARPSSDGIKDANLYISGLPKTMTQKDVEDMFTRYGQIINSRVLVDQASGLSRGVAFIRFDKRAEAEDAIKDLNGQKPPGASEPITVKFAANPNQAKNSQVINQLYHNQGRRFGGPVHHQAQRFRFSPMSVDHMSSMSTVSAEGNSTAGWCIFIYNLGQDADEGILWQMFGPFGAVTNVKVIRDFNTNKCKGFGFVTMTNYEEAAMAIASLNGYRLGDKILQVSFKTSKGGHK from the exons ATGGCAGTCAGAAGGGGACACATCAGATACCTCAAA GTGTGTGAGGTACAGAGTTGTCAGGGTGACAACAGAGAGTCACAGCGGCATGGAAGTAAGGGTTCAATGAACATAAAG CAAGTAGTTTATGATAACGATTACGACGAACACATGGCAGATGAGCCTAAAGATGCCAAAACCAACCTTATCGTCAATTACCTGCCCCAAAACATGAGCCAGGACGAGTTGCGGAGTCTCTTCAGCAGCATCGGCGAGGTGGAGTCTGCCAAACTCATCCGCGATAAAGTGGCAG gCCACAGTTTAGGGTACGGATTTGTTAACTATGTTAACGCTAGTGATGCAGAAAGGGCTATCAATACCCTCAATGGGCTGAGACTACAGTCTAAAACTATCAAG GTGTCCTTCGCCAGGCCGAGCTCTGACGGTATTAAGGATGCCAATCTTTACATTAGTGGGCTGCCCAAGACCATGACACAGAAAGACGTGGAGGATATGTTCACACGCTATGGCCAGATCATCAACTCGCGTGTCTTGGTCGATCAGGCCTCAG GCCTGTCCAGGGGTGTGGCCTTTATCCGCTTTGACAAACGGGCTGAGGCGGAGGATGCCATCAAAGACCTGAACGGGCAGAAACCCCCTGGGGCCTCGGAGCCCATCACAGTGAAGTTTGCTGCCAACCCCAACCAGGCCAAGAACTCCCAGGTCATCAACCAGCTCTACCACAACCAGGGTCGGCGCTTTGGGGGCCCGGTACACCACCAGGCCCAGAGATTCAG GTTCTCTCCGATGAGTGTAGACCACATGAGCAGCATGTCTACGGTCAGCGCTGAAGGGAACTCCACGGCCGGCTGGTGTATCTTCATCTACAACCTGGGCCAGGACGCTGACGAGGGCATCCTGTGGCAGATGTTCGGGCCCTTCGGAGCCGTCACCAACGTCAAGGTCATCCGCGACTTCAACACCAATAAATGCAAAGGCTTCGGCTTCGTCACCATGACCAACTACGAGGAGGCGGCCATGGCCATTGCCAGCCTCAACGGTTACCGGCTTGGAGACAAGATACTGCAGGTTTCCTTCAAAACCAGCAAGGGGGGTCACAAGTAA
- the LOC109902331 gene encoding ELAV-like protein 1 isoform X1, with the protein MAVRRGHIRYLKVCEVQSCQGDNRESQRHGSKGSMNIKQVVYDNDYDEHMADEPKDAKTNLIVNYLPQNMSQDELRSLFSSIGEVESAKLIRDKVAGNPYHKNQSHSLGYGFVNYVNASDAERAINTLNGLRLQSKTIKVSFARPSSDGIKDANLYISGLPKTMTQKDVEDMFTRYGQIINSRVLVDQASGLSRGVAFIRFDKRAEAEDAIKDLNGQKPPGASEPITVKFAANPNQAKNSQVINQLYHNQGRRFGGPVHHQAQRFRFSPMSVDHMSSMSTVSAEGNSTAGWCIFIYNLGQDADEGILWQMFGPFGAVTNVKVIRDFNTNKCKGFGFVTMTNYEEAAMAIASLNGYRLGDKILQVSFKTSKGGHK; encoded by the exons ATGGCAGTCAGAAGGGGACACATCAGATACCTCAAA GTGTGTGAGGTACAGAGTTGTCAGGGTGACAACAGAGAGTCACAGCGGCATGGAAGTAAGGGTTCAATGAACATAAAG CAAGTAGTTTATGATAACGATTACGACGAACACATGGCAGATGAGCCTAAAGATGCCAAAACCAACCTTATCGTCAATTACCTGCCCCAAAACATGAGCCAGGACGAGTTGCGGAGTCTCTTCAGCAGCATCGGCGAGGTGGAGTCTGCCAAACTCATCCGCGATAAAGTGGCAGGTAATCCCTATCACAAAAACCAGA gCCACAGTTTAGGGTACGGATTTGTTAACTATGTTAACGCTAGTGATGCAGAAAGGGCTATCAATACCCTCAATGGGCTGAGACTACAGTCTAAAACTATCAAG GTGTCCTTCGCCAGGCCGAGCTCTGACGGTATTAAGGATGCCAATCTTTACATTAGTGGGCTGCCCAAGACCATGACACAGAAAGACGTGGAGGATATGTTCACACGCTATGGCCAGATCATCAACTCGCGTGTCTTGGTCGATCAGGCCTCAG GCCTGTCCAGGGGTGTGGCCTTTATCCGCTTTGACAAACGGGCTGAGGCGGAGGATGCCATCAAAGACCTGAACGGGCAGAAACCCCCTGGGGCCTCGGAGCCCATCACAGTGAAGTTTGCTGCCAACCCCAACCAGGCCAAGAACTCCCAGGTCATCAACCAGCTCTACCACAACCAGGGTCGGCGCTTTGGGGGCCCGGTACACCACCAGGCCCAGAGATTCAG GTTCTCTCCGATGAGTGTAGACCACATGAGCAGCATGTCTACGGTCAGCGCTGAAGGGAACTCCACGGCCGGCTGGTGTATCTTCATCTACAACCTGGGCCAGGACGCTGACGAGGGCATCCTGTGGCAGATGTTCGGGCCCTTCGGAGCCGTCACCAACGTCAAGGTCATCCGCGACTTCAACACCAATAAATGCAAAGGCTTCGGCTTCGTCACCATGACCAACTACGAGGAGGCGGCCATGGCCATTGCCAGCCTCAACGGTTACCGGCTTGGAGACAAGATACTGCAGGTTTCCTTCAAAACCAGCAAGGGGGGTCACAAGTAA
- the LOC109902331 gene encoding ELAV-like protein 1 isoform X3, translating to MTQKDVEDMFTRYGQIINSRVLVDQASGLSRGVAFIRFDKRAEAEDAIKDLNGQKPPGASEPITVKFAANPNQAKNSQVINQLYHNQGRRFGGPVHHQAQRFRFSPMSVDHMSSMSTVSAEGNSTAGWCIFIYNLGQDADEGILWQMFGPFGAVTNVKVIRDFNTNKCKGFGFVTMTNYEEAAMAIASLNGYRLGDKILQVSFKTSKGGHK from the exons ATGACACAGAAAGACGTGGAGGATATGTTCACACGCTATGGCCAGATCATCAACTCGCGTGTCTTGGTCGATCAGGCCTCAG GCCTGTCCAGGGGTGTGGCCTTTATCCGCTTTGACAAACGGGCTGAGGCGGAGGATGCCATCAAAGACCTGAACGGGCAGAAACCCCCTGGGGCCTCGGAGCCCATCACAGTGAAGTTTGCTGCCAACCCCAACCAGGCCAAGAACTCCCAGGTCATCAACCAGCTCTACCACAACCAGGGTCGGCGCTTTGGGGGCCCGGTACACCACCAGGCCCAGAGATTCAG GTTCTCTCCGATGAGTGTAGACCACATGAGCAGCATGTCTACGGTCAGCGCTGAAGGGAACTCCACGGCCGGCTGGTGTATCTTCATCTACAACCTGGGCCAGGACGCTGACGAGGGCATCCTGTGGCAGATGTTCGGGCCCTTCGGAGCCGTCACCAACGTCAAGGTCATCCGCGACTTCAACACCAATAAATGCAAAGGCTTCGGCTTCGTCACCATGACCAACTACGAGGAGGCGGCCATGGCCATTGCCAGCCTCAACGGTTACCGGCTTGGAGACAAGATACTGCAGGTTTCCTTCAAAACCAGCAAGGGGGGTCACAAGTAA